The following are encoded together in the Naumannella cuiyingiana genome:
- a CDS encoding N-acetylmuramoyl-L-alanine amidase: MIVAALLGAALVAGLVFAGTPLPADVAAAAPPTRAKPVKPRIDSIAIPAAGRTERQAGKRPVVAELRQRATERFSTFGVTWDAGPAPAVDYRVRRDGKWTDWAELPIDDATVAGGEEGTRPGSAPVYVGSADGVDLRVRGERAPSGLRADLIDAGTTAADANPETLQAPSGAPVPTRPAIVSRAGWGADESLRTDCGKRYGTTVRGAVVHHTEGSNSYSSAEAPGVIRGIYAYHVQSRGYCDIAYNFLTDRYGKIYEGRAGGVELPVHGGHAREWNTDTVGVAMMGSYVSTNPPTAALDATARIIAWKLAGNYRNPKGTVTLAGKQVNVIFTHGDVVATDCPGAKMQAQMPAFRDRVAALADYRTGSYEKWRSLGGESGWVGSPFRLERRAYGGAETQFAGADILGKDGRIHAVRGSIRTRYRQLGSGASFLGFPITDEIDWPGGKGSRFASGGIYWSATTNRAIEVRSGINGVYVSGDHPSQLRQPTATERASAVAGVPYQQFEKGRIYWSNKRGYAVYGSIYRAYADLGHERSRLGLPTSSEFDVSGGRANNFVGGRITWNRSTDRVTVTYN; this comes from the coding sequence GTGATCGTTGCTGCCCTGCTGGGCGCCGCCCTGGTCGCGGGCCTGGTCTTCGCTGGTACACCGCTGCCGGCCGACGTCGCCGCGGCGGCACCGCCCACCCGGGCGAAACCGGTCAAACCGCGGATCGACTCGATCGCCATCCCGGCCGCCGGCCGGACGGAGCGGCAGGCCGGCAAGCGCCCGGTGGTGGCCGAGCTGCGCCAGCGCGCCACCGAACGCTTCTCCACCTTCGGCGTCACCTGGGACGCCGGTCCCGCCCCCGCCGTCGACTACCGCGTCCGCCGCGACGGGAAGTGGACCGACTGGGCGGAGCTGCCGATCGACGACGCGACGGTCGCCGGGGGCGAGGAGGGGACCCGCCCGGGTTCCGCGCCCGTCTACGTGGGCTCCGCCGATGGCGTCGACCTGCGGGTCCGGGGCGAGCGCGCCCCGAGCGGCCTGCGGGCGGACCTGATCGACGCCGGGACGACGGCGGCCGATGCGAATCCCGAGACCCTGCAGGCGCCGTCCGGCGCGCCGGTGCCGACCCGCCCGGCCATCGTCTCCCGGGCCGGCTGGGGCGCCGACGAGAGCCTGCGGACCGACTGTGGCAAGCGCTACGGCACGACGGTCCGGGGTGCGGTGGTGCACCACACCGAGGGCAGCAATTCCTACAGCTCGGCCGAGGCGCCGGGCGTGATCCGCGGCATCTACGCCTACCACGTGCAGAGCCGCGGCTACTGCGACATCGCCTACAACTTCCTCACCGACCGGTACGGCAAGATCTACGAGGGCCGGGCGGGCGGTGTCGAACTGCCGGTGCACGGCGGCCACGCCCGGGAGTGGAACACCGACACCGTCGGTGTGGCGATGATGGGCAGCTATGTCTCGACCAACCCGCCGACGGCCGCGCTGGACGCGACGGCCAGGATCATCGCCTGGAAGCTCGCCGGCAACTACCGCAACCCCAAGGGCACCGTCACGCTCGCCGGCAAACAGGTGAATGTGATCTTCACCCACGGCGACGTGGTCGCCACCGACTGTCCGGGGGCGAAGATGCAGGCCCAGATGCCGGCCTTCCGGGACCGCGTCGCCGCGCTCGCGGACTACCGCACGGGCAGCTATGAGAAATGGCGCTCCCTCGGCGGGGAGTCGGGTTGGGTCGGCTCACCCTTCCGGCTGGAACGCCGCGCCTACGGCGGCGCGGAGACCCAGTTCGCCGGCGCCGACATCCTCGGCAAGGACGGCCGCATCCACGCGGTTCGCGGCAGCATCCGCACCCGGTACCGCCAGCTCGGGTCCGGGGCATCCTTCCTCGGCTTCCCGATCACCGACGAGATCGACTGGCCGGGTGGCAAGGGCAGCCGGTTCGCCAGCGGCGGCATCTACTGGTCCGCCACCACCAATCGCGCCATCGAGGTCCGGTCGGGCATCAACGGCGTCTACGTCAGCGGCGACCACCCGTCCCAGCTCCGGCAGCCGACCGCCACCGAGCGGGCATCGGCCGTCGCGGGCGTGCCCTACCAACAGTTCGAGAAGGGCCGGATCTACTGGTCGAACAAGCGTGGGTACGCCGTCTACGGCAGCATCTACCGTGCCTACGCCGACCTCGGGCACGAGCGATCGCGCCTCGGGCTGCCGACCAGCAGCGAGTTCGACGTCTCGGGCGGCCGGGCGAACAACTTCGTCGGCGGCCGGATCACGTGGAACCGCAGCACCGACCGGGTGACCGTCACCTACAACTGA
- the hemW gene encoding radical SAM family heme chaperone HemW — MPSALPDGEPAPADGALPDAARAELGERAFGIYLHVPFCATRCGYCDFNTYTAAELGPGANRADYVDAAIAELDLAARVLGDTPPVATIFVGGGTPTLLPPADLTRFVAAVDARFGLAADAEVTTESNPESVTDDDLARLVDGGFNRISFGMQSVVSHVLAILDRTHTPDRPQRMAHAARRAGFAQVSLDLIYGTPGERAEDWAASVAAALSAEPDHLSAYALIVEEGTRLAGRVRRGELPMPDDDDLADKYLHTERALTEAGFAAYEISNWARRPEARCRHNLGYWRGDNWWGIGPGAHSHLGGVRWWNVKHPRAYAQRLAAGESPAHGREVLDAPTRRTERVLLELRTSDGLPATVLGPAGRAAVPGLRERGLLAGSDPLRLTVAGRLLADAVTRELLD, encoded by the coding sequence TCTACCTGCACGTGCCGTTCTGCGCGACCCGGTGCGGCTACTGCGACTTCAACACCTACACCGCGGCCGAGCTCGGTCCAGGCGCCAACCGGGCCGACTACGTCGACGCGGCGATCGCCGAACTCGATCTTGCCGCCCGGGTGCTCGGCGACACCCCGCCCGTCGCGACGATCTTCGTCGGCGGGGGTACGCCGACCCTGCTCCCGCCGGCCGACCTGACCCGCTTCGTCGCCGCCGTGGACGCCCGCTTCGGCCTCGCCGCCGACGCCGAGGTGACCACCGAGTCCAATCCGGAGTCGGTCACCGATGATGATCTTGCCCGGCTCGTCGACGGCGGGTTCAACCGGATCTCGTTCGGGATGCAGTCCGTCGTGTCGCACGTGCTGGCGATCCTCGACCGCACCCACACCCCCGACCGGCCGCAGCGGATGGCGCACGCAGCGCGGCGGGCGGGCTTCGCGCAGGTCAGCCTCGACCTGATCTACGGCACGCCCGGCGAGCGGGCCGAGGACTGGGCGGCGAGCGTGGCGGCCGCGCTGTCCGCCGAACCCGATCATCTCTCGGCGTACGCCCTGATCGTGGAGGAGGGCACCAGGCTCGCCGGCCGGGTCCGCCGCGGGGAGCTGCCGATGCCGGACGACGACGATCTCGCCGACAAGTACCTGCACACCGAGCGCGCCCTGACCGAGGCGGGCTTCGCGGCCTACGAGATCTCCAACTGGGCGCGACGGCCCGAAGCGCGCTGCCGGCACAATCTGGGCTACTGGCGCGGCGACAACTGGTGGGGGATCGGTCCCGGCGCGCACAGCCATCTGGGCGGGGTGCGCTGGTGGAACGTGAAGCACCCGCGGGCCTATGCGCAGCGCCTCGCCGCGGGCGAATCACCCGCCCACGGCCGCGAGGTGTTGGACGCGCCCACCCGGCGTACCGAACGAGTGCTGTTGGAGCTGCGGACCAGCGACGGACTGCCGGCGACGGTGCTCGGCCCGGCCGGTCGCGCCGCCGTCCCCGGGCTGCGCGAGCGGGGGCTGCTGGCCGGGAGCGACCCCCTCCGGTTGACCGTGGCCGGCCGACTGCTCGCCGACGCCGTCACCCGTGAGCTCCTGGACTGA